In Ostrea edulis chromosome 6, xbOstEdul1.1, whole genome shotgun sequence, a single window of DNA contains:
- the LOC125645428 gene encoding uncharacterized protein LOC125645428, whose amino-acid sequence MLVISQGSILQCATYLGHSVLQCATYLGHSVLQCATYLGHSVLQCATYLGHSVLQCATYLGHSDLQCATYLEHSDLQCATYLGHSVLQCATYLGHSVLQCATYLGHSVLQCATYLGHSTLQCATYLGHSVLQCATYLGHSVLQCATYLGHSVLQCATYLGHSDLQCATYLGHSVLQCATYLGHSVLQCATYLGHSDLQCATYLGHSVLQCATYLGHSTLQCATYLGHSALQCATYLGHSVLQCATYLGHSDL is encoded by the exons ATGCTTGTTATTTCTCAAG GAAGTATTTTGCAGTGTGCTACATATCTGGGGCATTCCGTCTTGCAGTGTGCTACATATCTGGGGCATTCCGTCTTGCAGTGTGCTACATATCTGGGGCATTCCGTCTTGCAGTGTGCTACATATCTGGGGCATTCCGTCTTGCAGTGTGCTACATATCTGGGGCATTCCGACTTGCAGTGTGCTACATATCTGGAACATTCCGACTTGCAGTGTGCTACATATCTGGGGCATTCCGTCTTGCAGTGTGCTACATATCTGGGGCATTCCGTCTTGCAGTGTGCTACATATCTGGGACATTCCGTCTTGCAGTGTGCTACATATCTGGGACATTCCACCTTGCAGTGTGCTACATATCTGGGGCATTCCGTCTTGCAGTGTGCTACATATCTGGGGCATTCCGTCTTGCAGTGTGCTACATATCTGGGGCATTCCGTCTTGCAGTGTGCTACATATCTGGGGCATTCCGACTTGCAGTGTGCTACATATCTGGGACATTCCGTCTTGCAGTGTGCTACATATCTGGGGCATTCCGTCTTGCAGTGTGCTACATATCTGGGGCATTCCGACTTGCAGTGTGCTACATATCTGGGACATTCTGTCTTGCAGTGTGCTACATATCTGGGACATTCCACCTTGCAGTGTGCTACATATCTGGGGCATTCCGCCTTGCAGTGTGCTACATATCTGGGACATTCCGTCTTGCAGTGTGCTACATATCTGGGGCATTCCGACTTGTAG
- the LOC125645668 gene encoding BAG family molecular chaperone regulator 3-like produces MAGRQLYPNPYNNLNHDDLPPGWEMLHDHNTGWPYFIDHNTKSTSWEDPRLRMRQHISGYPEHNSLFSREIPVFHENSKPPKWTHQAVHRVGSPGLGSPKRMQSPVRVGSPQRMSPPPNSATPQQMPQPYQGVREIPVQHVSSTSQSQHPDLQGYTFYKGNQGANQGGYPEQGYPPASPSQGSYPSSSHGGYPQQQYQQMPQPQMPNQPSQPIPVYHQTEMKYPPQQTEAQVPPHSQYGGSHQQVPPQQYPVPPQHFQPPHQYQSPPQPTNQVPPPQQQQYRAKSPPQVRRENKPTEPVNMNMSQQTAEVPKEQGRHSENKETNQNSTSKSEEPPMGPDQTDSVPTETRKVQENISLQRIEKIVSETKHIIDRVNSFSGKKSDKEYKYLEEMLNRGILKLDGIEAGDDQAVRQARRTAVKEFQSYLDQLDLKAFVEDEQKTTDGSESKQETSKEWMDTSQTQ; encoded by the exons ATGGCAGGCAGACAATTATATCCAAATCCGTACAACAACTTGAACCACGACGATCTTCCACCGGGTTGGGAAATGCTGCACGATCACAATACAGGTTGGCCATATTTTATAGACCACAACACGAAATCGACGAGCTGGGAAGACCCTCGGTTAAGAATG AGACAACATATTTCTGGATATCCAGAGCATAATTCCCTTTTCTCCAGAGAAATTCCAGTGtttcatgaaaattcaaaaCCACCAAAATGGACCCACCAAGCTGTCCACCGGGTTGGGTCCCCAGGACTTGGATCCCCTAAAAGGATGCAGTCTCCTGTTAGGGTAGGCTCACCGCAGAGAATGAGCCCACCTCCTAATTCTGCCACACCTCAACAAATGCCACAACCTTACCAGGGCGTGAGGGAAATCCCAGTACAACATGTGTCTTCCACCTCACAGAGTCAGCATCCAGATCTACAAGGCTATACCTTCTACAAAGGGAATCAAGGAGCAAACCAAGGGGGCTATCCTGAACAAGGATATCCTCCAGCATCACCGAGTCAAGGGAGTTATCCTTCATCGTCCCATGGAGGTTACCCACAACAACAGTATCAACAGATGCCCCAGCCTCAGATGCCAAACCAGCCTTCACAGCCAATACCAGTATATCATCAGACAGAGATGAAGTACCCTCCACAACAAACCGAGGCACAAGTGCCACCACATTCACAATATGGTGGATCCCATCAGCAGGTGCCACCTCAACAATACCCTGTCCCACCACAACACTTCCAGCCACCCCACCAGTATCAGTCCCCACCCCAACCAACAAATCAGGTCCCCCCTCCACAGCAACAGCAATATCGGGCCAAGTCACCACCCCAGGTCCGACGTGAAAATAAACCTACAGAACCTGTCAATATGAACATGTCTCAGCAAACTGCTGAGGTACCAAAAGAACAGGGAAGGCACAGCGAGAATAAAGAAACAAACCAAAACAGTACATCTAAATCTGAAGAACCTCCAATGGGTCCAGATCAAACGGACAGTGTTCCCACAGAGACGAGGAAAGTGCAGGAAAATATTTCTCTACAGAGGATAGAAAAAATAGTCAGTGAAACAAAACATATCATAGATAgagtgaattcattttcaggaAAAAAGTCTGACAAAGAATATAAATATCTAGAGGAAATGTTGAATAGGGGTATTTTGAAATTGGACGGAATTGAGGCCGGTGATGACCAGGCTGTTCGACAGGCTCGACGCACAGCTGTGAAGGAATTTCAGTCGTATCTCGATCAGTTAGACCTCAAGGCTTTTGTAGAGGATGAACAGAAAACAACGGATGGCAGTGAATCTAAACAGGAGACAAGTAAGGAATGGATGGACACTTCACAGACACAATAA